One genomic region from Rosa rugosa chromosome 1, drRosRugo1.1, whole genome shotgun sequence encodes:
- the LOC133725769 gene encoding putative UDP-glucose flavonoid 3-O-glucosyltransferase 3 translates to MKKAAELVIIPAPGIGHIVSAVEMAKLLVARDDQLFITVLIMKLDLDSKPKGIDITYTGSDRINFITLPEVNISTEGMSPNNFLKLFVESHKPHIKDTVSKLSQSQSEARLAGFVIDMFCTSMIDVANELGVPTYVFFASNAGFLALLFHLQILHDEHNKDCTDLKDSDAELVLPSFTNPLPASALPSMFLDKDSTTTFINHARRFRETKGILVNTFMELEANALHSLSDGKTPPVYPIGPMLNITRNEKHEDSDLASDSTLKWLDEQPPLSVVFLCFGSMGSFDEDQVKEIAYALEHSGLRFLWSLRQPPAKGKVAYPSDYADYRGVFPEGFLDRTTGIGKVIGWAPQVAILAHPAIGGFVSHCGWNSMLESLWCGVPVGTLPMYAEQHLNAFEMVRELGLAVEVSMAYKKGSVNAEDIERGIRQVMEHDSDIRKRVKEMSKLSKTALMDGGSSYSSLGRFIEQIFL, encoded by the coding sequence ATGAAGAAAGCTGCAGAGTTGGTAATCATTCCTGCCCCAGGAATTGGGCACATTGTGTCAGCGGTGGAGATGGCAAAGCTCCTGGTTGCTCGAGATGACCAACTTTTCATCACAGTCCTCATCATGAAGCTAGACCTTGACTCCAAGCCCAAGGGAATAGATATTACTTATACAGGATCTGACCGTATCAACTTCATCACCCTCCCAGAGGTCAACATAAGCACAGAAGGCATGAGTCCCAACAACTTCCTCAAGTTATTTGTTGAAAGTCACAAACCTCACATTAAAGATACGGTCTCCAAGCTCAGCCAGTCCCAATCTGAGGCTAGACTTGCTGGGTTTGTCATTGACATGTTCTGTACCAGTATGATAGACGTTGCCAATGAATTAGGGGTTCCTACATATGTGTTTTTCGCATCCAACGCAGGGTTTCTTGCACTCTTGTTCCACCTCCAAATCCTTCACGATGAGCATAACAAGGACTGCACCGATTTAAAGGACTCGGATGCTGAGTTGGTGTTGCCCAGTTTTACCAACCCACTGCCGGCTAGTGCCTTACCTAGCATGTTTTTGGACAAGGACTCCACAACCACATTCATCAACCATGCAAGAAGGTTCAGAGAAACCAAGGGTATTTTGGTAAACACATTCATGGAGCTGGAAGCAAATGCTCTTCACTCTCTTTCCGATGGCAAAACTCCACCGGTGTACCCCATAGGACCCATGTTGAACATTACGAGAAATGAAAAGCATGAGGATTCAGACCTGGCATCAGATAGCACCTTGAAGTGGCTTGATGAACAGCCTCCATTGTCAGTAGTGTTCTTGTGCTTTGGGAGCATGGGAAGTTTTGACGAAGACCAGGTGAAGGAGATAGCCTATGCGCTGGAGCACAGTGGACTTCGATTCCTGTGGTCCCTGCGGCAGCCCCCAGCAAAGGGGAAGGTTGCTTACCCTAGTGACTATGCAGATTACAGGGGAGTCTTTCCTGAAGGGTTCCTTGATCGGACTACTGGAATTGGGAAGGTTATAGGATGGGCTCCACAAGTGGCTATCTTGGCCCATCCTGCAATCGGAGGGTTCGTATCTCATTGTGGGTGGAATTCTATGCTTGAGAGTCTATGGTGCGGTGTGCCTGTCGGCACATTGCCAATGTATGCAGAGCAACACTTAAATGCTTTTGAGATGGTGAGGGAATTGGGATTGGCAGTGGAAGTGAGTATGGCTTATAAGAAGGGCAGTGTGAATGCAGAAGATATAGAGCGAGGGATTAGGCAAGTGATGGAGCATGATAGTGATATAAGGAAGAGGGTGAAGGAGATGAGCAAATTGAGCAAGACAGCCTTGATGGATGGTGGTTCCTCTTACTCTTCGTTGGGGCGTTTTATTGAGCAGATTTTCCTTTGA